A region from the Kribbella shirazensis genome encodes:
- a CDS encoding SURF1 family protein encodes MMNVRWIAAALAILVLTGACVQLGRWQLHRLDERKTRNEVTRTNLAAPPAPIGEIVGPQGVVGDQHAWRTAVVTGRYDASKQVILKYRNVRDKPGFEVVTPLILPDGKAILVDRGFLARQSSELMPQHVPAVPTGEVTVTGRLQRSERGGRTTGGTPEGGTARLINGPDYAKVLGLDLYDGYLMVTEQKPANDPALGGFPGPEIDDGPHFFYALQWFFFALLAIGGLVYFSRQEARSDKSAQRQPEVADRPEARAGAPD; translated from the coding sequence ATGATGAACGTCCGCTGGATCGCCGCCGCGCTGGCGATCCTGGTCCTCACCGGCGCGTGCGTGCAGCTGGGCCGCTGGCAGCTGCACCGCCTCGACGAGCGCAAGACACGCAACGAGGTGACCCGGACCAACCTGGCCGCGCCGCCGGCGCCGATCGGCGAGATCGTCGGCCCGCAGGGCGTCGTCGGCGACCAGCACGCCTGGCGGACCGCGGTCGTCACCGGGCGGTACGACGCCTCGAAGCAGGTGATCCTGAAGTACCGCAACGTGCGCGACAAGCCCGGCTTCGAGGTCGTCACGCCGCTGATCCTGCCCGACGGGAAGGCGATCCTGGTCGACCGGGGCTTCCTGGCCCGGCAGAGCTCGGAGCTGATGCCACAGCACGTCCCCGCCGTACCGACCGGCGAGGTGACGGTCACCGGCCGCCTGCAGCGCAGCGAGCGCGGCGGCCGGACGACCGGCGGCACGCCGGAGGGCGGTACGGCGCGGCTCATCAACGGGCCCGACTACGCGAAGGTCCTCGGGCTCGACCTGTACGACGGCTACCTGATGGTGACCGAGCAGAAACCGGCCAATGACCCGGCGCTCGGCGGGTTCCCGGGCCCGGAGATCGACGACGGTCCACACTTCTTCTACGCACTGCAGTGGTTCTTCTTCGCGCTGCTGGCGATCGGTGGACTCGTCTATTTCTCCCGGCAGGAGGCTCGTAGTGACAAATCCGCGCAGCGGCAGCCAGAAGTCGCCGATCGGCCGGAGGCCCGTGCCGGCGCGCCGGATTGA
- a CDS encoding glycoside hydrolase family 15 protein yields MTNPRSGSQKSPIGRRPVPARRIEDYALIGDLQTAALVSRQGSIDWLCFPRFDSPACFAALLGTDDNGHWRIAPQNADAVSSRHYRGDTLVLETEWSTSTGSVRVIDFMPPRDTAPDVVRIVEGISGSVDMRSALRLRFDYGHVVPWVRRTDGQIVAIAGPDAVSLRSDVHQYGRDLTTYADFRVSANDRAWFVLTWHPSHTPVPRPTNALEALEPTETFWTEWIARSKTAAEVSDEVTRSVLTLKALTYAPSGGIVAAPTTSLPEELGGQRNWDYRFCWLRDATMTLSAMLRAGYTDEAHAWRNWLLRAIAGSPSDLQIMYGVTGERRLTEFEAGWLPGFGGSAPVRIGNAAAEQLQIDVFGEVMDVLALARETQIGSSDEAWQLQRGLMRRLEDVWDEPDEGIWEVRGGRQHFTYSKVMAWVAFDRAARAVERFGLSGPAKEWRAKADEIHRAVCEQAFDSERNTFTQAYGSKALDAAVLLIPQVGFLPADDPRVIGTVEAVQRELAADGFVRRYLTEQTDDGLAGSEGTFLICSFWLADALAMIGRVGEARDLYDKLVALRNDVGLLAEEYDVSSGRMLGNFPQAFSHLGLVNTAWHLNTAESPLRKSAY; encoded by the coding sequence GTGACAAATCCGCGCAGCGGCAGCCAGAAGTCGCCGATCGGCCGGAGGCCCGTGCCGGCGCGCCGGATTGAGGACTACGCGCTGATCGGTGACCTGCAGACCGCCGCTCTGGTGTCGAGGCAGGGCTCGATCGACTGGTTGTGCTTCCCGCGGTTCGACTCCCCCGCCTGCTTCGCCGCTCTGCTCGGCACCGACGACAACGGGCACTGGCGGATCGCGCCGCAGAACGCGGACGCGGTCAGCAGCCGGCACTACCGCGGCGACACGCTGGTGCTGGAGACCGAGTGGTCGACGTCGACCGGCTCGGTGCGGGTCATCGACTTCATGCCGCCCCGGGACACCGCGCCGGACGTGGTGCGGATCGTCGAGGGCATCAGCGGGTCCGTCGACATGCGTTCCGCGTTGCGGCTGCGGTTCGACTACGGACACGTGGTGCCGTGGGTACGCCGTACGGACGGCCAGATCGTCGCGATCGCGGGACCTGACGCCGTGTCGCTGCGGTCCGACGTCCACCAGTACGGTCGCGATCTCACGACGTACGCCGACTTCCGGGTCTCCGCGAACGACCGGGCCTGGTTCGTGCTGACCTGGCACCCGTCGCACACGCCGGTGCCGCGGCCCACGAACGCGCTCGAGGCGCTCGAGCCGACCGAGACCTTCTGGACCGAATGGATCGCGCGCAGCAAGACCGCGGCCGAGGTCAGCGACGAGGTGACCCGGTCGGTGCTGACGCTCAAGGCGCTCACCTACGCGCCGTCCGGCGGTATCGTCGCGGCGCCGACGACGTCGCTGCCCGAAGAGCTCGGCGGTCAGCGGAACTGGGACTACCGGTTCTGCTGGTTGCGCGACGCAACGATGACGCTGTCCGCGATGCTGCGGGCCGGCTACACCGACGAGGCGCACGCGTGGCGGAACTGGTTGCTGCGCGCGATCGCCGGTTCGCCGTCGGACCTGCAGATCATGTACGGCGTGACCGGTGAACGCCGGCTGACCGAGTTCGAGGCCGGCTGGCTGCCCGGGTTCGGTGGATCTGCCCCGGTGCGGATCGGGAACGCGGCCGCGGAACAGCTGCAGATCGACGTGTTCGGCGAGGTGATGGACGTTCTCGCGCTGGCCCGGGAGACGCAGATCGGGTCGAGCGACGAGGCATGGCAGCTGCAGCGCGGCCTGATGCGCCGGCTGGAGGACGTGTGGGACGAGCCCGACGAGGGGATCTGGGAGGTCCGCGGCGGGCGGCAGCACTTCACGTACTCGAAGGTGATGGCCTGGGTCGCGTTCGACCGGGCCGCGCGGGCGGTCGAGCGGTTCGGGCTGAGCGGGCCGGCCAAGGAATGGCGGGCGAAGGCCGACGAGATCCATCGGGCGGTCTGCGAGCAGGCGTTCGACTCCGAGCGCAACACGTTCACGCAGGCGTACGGGAGCAAGGCGCTCGACGCCGCCGTCCTGCTGATCCCGCAGGTCGGCTTCCTGCCGGCCGACGATCCGCGGGTGATCGGGACGGTGGAGGCGGTGCAGCGCGAGCTGGCCGCGGACGGGTTCGTCCGGCGGTACCTGACCGAGCAGACCGACGACGGACTGGCCGGCAGCGAGGGCACGTTCCTGATCTGCTCGTTCTGGCTGGCCGATGCGCTCGCGATGATCGGGCGGGTCGGCGAGGCCCGCGACCTGTACGACAAGCTCGTTGCTCTACGCAACGACGTCGGCCTGCTCGCCGAGGAGTACGACGTGAGTTCTGGGCGGATGCTCGGCAATTTCCCGCAGGCTTTCTCGCATCTCGGCCTGGTGAACACCGCCTGGCACCTGAACACGGCCGAGTCGCCGCTGCGCAAGTCGGCGTACTGA
- a CDS encoding SDR family oxidoreductase yields the protein MDLGLRDRTYIVTGASAGLGFATAKALAAEGARLVISSRNEESISRAAAELGENVVGIPVDNAEPDSAERLAATAIAKWGALHGALISVGGPRAGTALDTDEEDWRAAFDSVFLGSLRIARAVARTGSEGTSIAFVLSSSVKSPINGLAISNGLRPGLAMVAKTLADELGPNGTRVNGLMPGRIATDRLRELDGKSGDPDAARRASEKTIPLRRYGDPDEFGRVAAFVLSPAASYLTGAIIPIDGGALRTI from the coding sequence GTGGACCTCGGACTGCGCGATCGCACCTACATCGTCACCGGCGCCAGCGCCGGACTCGGCTTCGCCACCGCGAAGGCTCTTGCCGCCGAAGGCGCGCGGCTGGTGATCTCCAGCCGTAACGAGGAGTCGATCAGCCGGGCCGCCGCCGAGCTCGGCGAGAACGTCGTCGGCATCCCGGTCGACAACGCCGAGCCGGACAGCGCCGAGCGGCTGGCCGCGACCGCGATCGCCAAGTGGGGTGCGCTGCACGGCGCCCTGATCAGCGTCGGCGGGCCGCGCGCCGGGACCGCGCTGGACACCGACGAGGAGGACTGGCGGGCGGCGTTCGACAGCGTGTTCCTCGGCAGTCTGCGGATCGCCCGCGCCGTCGCGCGGACGGGGTCGGAGGGTACGTCGATCGCGTTCGTGCTGTCATCGTCGGTGAAGTCGCCGATCAACGGGCTGGCGATCTCGAACGGTCTGCGCCCGGGCCTGGCGATGGTCGCGAAGACGCTCGCCGACGAGCTCGGCCCGAACGGCACCCGGGTCAACGGGCTGATGCCGGGCCGGATCGCGACCGACCGGCTCCGGGAGCTGGACGGCAAGTCCGGCGATCCCGACGCGGCCCGTCGCGCCTCCGAGAAGACCATTCCGCTGCGCCGCTACGGCGACCCGGACGAGTTCGGCCGGGTCGCCGCGTTCGTGCTGTCCCCCGCCGCGTCGTACCTGACCGGTGCCATCATCCCGATCGACGGCGGGGCGCTGCGAACCATCTGA
- a CDS encoding carboxymuconolactone decarboxylase family protein, with product MDARLDLFTNPVLGKFIKHVNAAAGVATSAGVPLGTLELMELRISQINGCAVCVDMHAKELAHHGETTVRINLVATWREATVFTEAERAALALAEAGTRLADAAGGVPDEVWLEATKHYDEEQLAALVAVIAGINTWNRLNIITAQPATGEYVPGQWG from the coding sequence ATGGATGCACGTCTGGATCTGTTCACCAACCCGGTTCTCGGCAAGTTCATCAAGCACGTGAACGCGGCGGCCGGGGTGGCCACCAGCGCCGGGGTGCCGCTCGGCACGCTCGAGCTGATGGAGCTGCGGATCAGCCAGATCAACGGTTGTGCGGTCTGCGTCGACATGCACGCGAAGGAGCTCGCGCATCACGGCGAGACGACGGTCCGCATCAACCTCGTCGCGACGTGGCGCGAGGCCACCGTCTTCACCGAGGCGGAGCGCGCCGCACTCGCCCTGGCCGAGGCCGGGACCCGGCTTGCCGACGCCGCCGGGGGAGTGCCCGACGAGGTGTGGCTCGAGGCCACCAAGCACTACGACGAGGAGCAGCTGGCCGCTCTGGTCGCGGTGATCGCCGGCATCAACACCTGGAACCGCCTCAACATCATCACGGCGCAGCCCGCCACCGGCGAGTACGTGCCGGGACAGTGGGGCTGA
- a CDS encoding DNA polymerase domain-containing protein, with protein sequence MAKSTAVMLTVGEREVRVSSPDRVVYETTEWAPEVTKLQVCEYFAGVADAFMKASGDRPVALERWPGGWREGMTLSVDSIGRQTGDGFYSKRLPKGAPEWIETCRVLTPNGRPIDELCLTEPAAAVWAAHMGTLTFHPWAVRRSDLEHPDELRIDLDPQPGATFADARRVAGVARELLEELGLRGYPKTSGNRGIHIYVRIRPEWSFDEVRHAAIGLGRELERRDDRVTTAWWKEERSESSIFLDFNQNLRDRTVAGAWSLRPRPGAPVSTPMTWERLAEVDDPRAFNLHTVPEYLADGDPWADMDDTAYPLDPLLRLWEELPGGELNFPPDYPKMPGEPPRVQPSKKVAEHWDEHGNRIATD encoded by the coding sequence ATGGCGAAGAGCACAGCGGTGATGCTCACCGTGGGGGAGCGCGAGGTCCGGGTCTCCAGCCCGGACCGGGTGGTGTACGAGACGACGGAATGGGCGCCGGAGGTCACGAAGCTGCAGGTCTGCGAGTACTTCGCCGGTGTGGCCGACGCGTTCATGAAGGCATCCGGTGACCGTCCGGTCGCGCTGGAGCGCTGGCCCGGCGGCTGGCGCGAGGGCATGACACTTTCGGTGGACTCGATCGGCCGCCAGACGGGCGACGGGTTCTACTCGAAGCGTCTTCCGAAGGGCGCGCCGGAGTGGATCGAGACCTGCCGCGTGCTGACGCCGAACGGCCGTCCGATCGACGAGCTGTGCCTCACCGAGCCCGCAGCCGCGGTCTGGGCGGCGCACATGGGCACGCTGACCTTTCACCCGTGGGCCGTCCGCAGGAGCGACCTGGAGCATCCCGACGAGCTGCGCATCGACCTCGATCCGCAGCCGGGTGCGACCTTCGCGGACGCCCGGCGGGTGGCCGGCGTCGCCCGGGAGCTGCTCGAGGAGCTCGGGCTGCGGGGCTATCCGAAGACCAGCGGCAACCGCGGCATCCACATCTATGTCCGGATCCGCCCGGAGTGGTCCTTCGACGAGGTCCGGCACGCCGCGATCGGTCTCGGCCGCGAGCTCGAGCGCCGCGACGACCGGGTGACCACGGCCTGGTGGAAGGAGGAACGCAGCGAGTCGTCGATCTTCCTCGACTTCAACCAGAACCTCCGCGACCGCACGGTCGCCGGCGCGTGGTCCCTGCGGCCGCGGCCGGGCGCGCCGGTCAGTACGCCGATGACGTGGGAGCGGCTCGCGGAGGTCGACGACCCGCGGGCGTTCAACCTGCACACGGTCCCGGAGTACCTCGCCGACGGCGACCCGTGGGCGGACATGGACGACACGGCGTACCCGCTCGACCCGCTGCTGCGCCTCTGGGAGGAGCTGCCCGGCGGCGAGCTGAACTTCCCGCCGGACTACCCGAAGATGCCGGGCGAGCCGCCTCGGGTGCAGCCCAGCAAGAAGGTCGCCGAGCACTGGGACGAACACGGCAACCGGATCGCCACCGACTGA
- a CDS encoding M4 family metallopeptidase — protein sequence MNRSALFAAATAVATTTALGLTSATTATGAPTASPVPTPAAAVANARAAITSNLTTVRATTADAFVVKDVIVDRDGTSHVRMDRTIGGLPVLGGDIVVHQTKDGAFKGASLTLTRSANVSRTPKVSVATATAKALTKGAKAEGKPTLVIEARKGAPRLAYLVTTAGIQADGTPSRITTTVDALTGAKLLSEQHVQTADGDGRSLYSGTVPLTTSTATGGFTLTDAARGNGYTADANNKIDSIWCQLFGIGCTAPTRFVDADNHWGNGTNADRASAAVDAHYGAATTYDYFKNQHGRNGIFGDGKGVPSRVHYGSNYVNAFWDGKQMTYGDGDNVVAGPLVSIDVAGHEMSHGVTEHTANLTYSGESGGLNEATSDIFGTLVEFYSNNTSDPGDYYIGEKIMKDRPALRYMDKPSKDGNSVDCWSSGVGNLDVHYSSGVANHFAYLLAEGSGAKTIGGLPHNSPTCNGSTLTGIGRDKLGKIWFRALTTYMTTGTTYAQARTATLNAATDLYGATSPERAAVAAAWSAVSVN from the coding sequence ATGAACAGATCCGCCCTGTTCGCCGCTGCTACCGCAGTGGCGACCACCACCGCCCTCGGACTGACCAGCGCCACCACCGCGACCGGCGCGCCGACGGCGTCCCCGGTCCCGACCCCCGCCGCGGCCGTGGCCAACGCCCGGGCCGCGATCACGAGCAACCTGACGACGGTGCGGGCCACCACGGCCGACGCGTTCGTGGTCAAGGACGTGATCGTCGACCGGGACGGCACCAGCCACGTCCGGATGGATCGCACGATCGGCGGCCTCCCGGTCCTCGGCGGCGACATCGTCGTTCATCAGACGAAGGACGGCGCCTTCAAGGGCGCCAGCCTGACGCTGACCAGGAGCGCGAACGTCAGCCGCACGCCGAAGGTCAGCGTCGCAACCGCCACCGCCAAGGCCCTCACCAAGGGCGCCAAGGCAGAGGGCAAGCCGACGCTGGTGATCGAGGCCCGCAAGGGCGCGCCGCGGCTGGCCTACCTGGTCACCACGGCCGGGATCCAGGCCGACGGTACGCCGAGCCGCATCACCACGACCGTCGACGCCCTGACCGGCGCGAAGCTCCTCAGCGAGCAGCACGTCCAGACGGCCGACGGTGACGGCAGGAGCCTGTACTCCGGGACCGTGCCGCTCACGACCAGCACCGCGACCGGCGGCTTCACGCTGACCGACGCCGCCCGCGGCAACGGCTACACCGCCGACGCGAACAACAAGATCGACTCGATCTGGTGCCAGCTCTTCGGCATCGGCTGTACGGCGCCGACCCGGTTCGTCGACGCCGACAACCACTGGGGCAACGGCACGAACGCCGACCGCGCCTCGGCCGCCGTCGACGCGCACTACGGCGCCGCGACGACGTACGACTACTTCAAGAACCAGCACGGCCGCAACGGCATCTTCGGCGACGGCAAGGGCGTCCCGAGCCGCGTCCACTACGGCTCGAACTACGTGAACGCGTTCTGGGACGGCAAGCAGATGACGTACGGCGACGGCGACAACGTCGTCGCGGGTCCGCTGGTCTCGATCGACGTGGCCGGCCACGAGATGTCCCACGGCGTCACCGAGCACACCGCGAACCTCACGTACTCCGGTGAGTCCGGCGGCCTGAACGAGGCGACCAGCGACATCTTCGGCACCCTGGTCGAGTTCTACTCGAACAACACGTCCGACCCCGGTGACTACTACATCGGCGAGAAGATCATGAAGGACCGCCCGGCGCTGCGCTACATGGACAAGCCCAGCAAGGACGGCAACTCCGTCGACTGCTGGTCCTCCGGTGTCGGCAACCTGGACGTGCACTACTCCTCCGGTGTCGCGAACCACTTCGCGTACCTGCTCGCCGAGGGCAGCGGCGCCAAGACCATCGGCGGTCTGCCGCACAACTCGCCGACCTGCAACGGCTCGACGCTCACCGGCATCGGCCGCGACAAGCTCGGCAAGATCTGGTTCCGTGCGCTGACGACGTACATGACGACCGGTACGACGTACGCGCAGGCCCGGACCGCGACGCTGAACGCGGCCACCGACTTGTACGGCGCGACGAGCCCGGAGCGGGCCGCGGTCGCCGCCGCCTGGTCCGCCGTCAGCGTTAACTGA
- a CDS encoding FAD-dependent oxidoreductase, with translation MGGEPGGRPRLRAARPLLLVVDADPERLERCETELDRGFGADFRVRGELTAAEALDCLRRAHEWEQRVAVVLVDHALPDDERAEILAASRTLHPDARRALLIEWGAWADRTTASAILSAMSVGDINYYVLKPWIGHDELFHRTVAEFVQEWSRYEVANLREVVVIAAGNSVRGQAVRSLLARNGIPSAFRESGSALANDVLQFLDEPDPGAGVLVWMPAVGGAVLHDPTDAEIAEAWGVPTTLESEDPEFDVLVIGAGPAGLAAAVYASSEGLRTLVVEQESIGGQAGTSSLIRNYLGFSRGIRGSELAQRGYQQAWVFGAHFVLMRTVERLEKRDNRFHAVIGDVGEATARAVVLATGVAYRRLDVPSLEKLVGNGVYYGASVSEAHGLKDRDACVVGGGNSAGQAVLHLARYCRHVLLVIRGEDLSASMSQYLIDAIDAADNVTLRASSEVVGGGGDGRLEHVTLRDRRSGDEDTVPADGLFVMIGAVPGTNWLPAEVGRDKRGFVLVGSDAGVSPLWQESRPPQPYESTMAGLFAVGDVRCGSVKRVASAVGEGSVVVSQIHTHLKVSSDA, from the coding sequence ATGGGTGGGGAACCCGGGGGAAGGCCGAGGCTGCGTGCGGCCCGGCCGTTGCTGCTCGTCGTCGACGCTGACCCGGAGCGTCTGGAGCGATGCGAGACAGAGCTGGACCGTGGCTTCGGAGCCGATTTCCGGGTCCGGGGCGAACTGACGGCCGCCGAGGCGCTCGACTGCCTGCGACGGGCCCACGAGTGGGAACAGCGGGTCGCCGTGGTGCTGGTCGACCACGCGCTGCCCGACGACGAACGCGCCGAGATCCTGGCGGCGTCGCGGACACTGCATCCGGACGCGCGCCGCGCGCTGCTGATCGAGTGGGGCGCGTGGGCCGATCGCACCACCGCGTCCGCGATCCTGTCCGCGATGTCGGTCGGCGACATCAACTACTACGTGCTCAAACCGTGGATCGGCCACGACGAGCTGTTCCACCGGACGGTGGCCGAGTTCGTCCAGGAGTGGTCGCGGTACGAGGTCGCGAACCTGCGTGAGGTCGTCGTGATCGCGGCGGGCAACTCGGTCCGCGGTCAGGCCGTGCGCAGCCTGCTCGCCCGCAACGGGATCCCGAGCGCGTTCCGGGAGAGCGGCTCGGCGCTCGCGAACGACGTACTGCAGTTCCTCGACGAGCCGGATCCCGGTGCCGGCGTACTGGTGTGGATGCCTGCGGTCGGCGGGGCCGTGCTGCACGATCCGACCGATGCGGAGATCGCCGAGGCGTGGGGCGTGCCGACCACGCTGGAGTCCGAGGACCCGGAGTTCGACGTACTGGTCATCGGGGCCGGTCCGGCGGGGCTCGCGGCGGCCGTTTACGCGTCGTCGGAGGGGTTGCGCACGCTGGTCGTGGAGCAGGAGTCGATCGGCGGGCAGGCGGGGACCAGTTCGCTGATCCGGAACTACCTGGGCTTCTCGCGCGGGATCCGGGGGTCGGAGCTGGCGCAGCGCGGGTACCAGCAGGCGTGGGTGTTCGGCGCGCATTTCGTTTTGATGCGGACGGTCGAGCGCCTGGAGAAGCGTGACAACCGGTTCCATGCGGTGATCGGTGACGTGGGCGAGGCGACGGCCCGCGCGGTGGTCCTGGCGACGGGCGTCGCGTACCGGCGTCTCGACGTACCGTCGCTGGAGAAGCTGGTCGGGAACGGCGTGTACTACGGCGCGAGTGTGTCGGAGGCCCACGGGCTGAAGGATCGGGACGCGTGCGTCGTCGGCGGCGGGAACTCGGCCGGTCAGGCGGTGCTGCACCTGGCCCGGTACTGCCGCCACGTGCTGCTGGTGATCCGCGGCGAGGACCTCTCGGCGAGCATGTCGCAGTACCTCATCGACGCGATCGACGCGGCGGACAACGTGACCCTCCGGGCGTCCAGCGAGGTCGTCGGGGGTGGCGGCGACGGCAGGCTGGAGCACGTGACGTTGCGGGACCGGCGGAGCGGTGACGAGGACACGGTGCCGGCGGACGGGCTGTTCGTGATGATCGGCGCCGTACCCGGAACGAACTGGCTTCCGGCCGAGGTCGGGCGGGACAAGCGGGGCTTCGTGCTCGTCGGGTCGGATGCCGGTGTGAGTCCGCTGTGGCAGGAGAGCCGGCCGCCGCAGCCGTACGAGTCGACGATGGCCGGGCTGTTCGCGGTCGGCGACGTTCGCTGCGGGTCGGTCAAACGGGTGGCGTCCGCGGTCGGTGAGGGATCGGTGGTGGTCTCGCAGATCCACACGCATCTGAAGGTCTCGTCGGATGCCTGA
- a CDS encoding adenylate/guanylate cyclase domain-containing protein, whose amino-acid sequence MPERRFVYTPAMVGLTALVLLVPLAGMLLLLRQPRFDVRWEHHPAHFWLVLITAALSAVLAYTTGAAALRRGDARVLFVSLAFLSAAGFLGLHALATPKVLLDTPNAGFTLATPVGVALASVFAFLSSLTVSGVRWGRILRIGLLVLIGLWAAASVLRLPPLHGTSVPEVADGILAGLAVPAVLLYGVAAGRYLRTWWTRPSLMVLSMISAFVLLGEAMVALVFARNWALSWWEWHVLLLAAFVLVVTGVRIQWYEERFADLYQEDTVAGRRELSVLFADLQGFTTFSENHDPAEVTAMLNTYFEVVVPPVVRRHGGDVDRIIGDALMVTFNKRGDQPDHARRVAAAGLALQEAASAVRAEHANWPQFRVGINSGVASVSLLGTEGGRTHTVIGDTVNVASRIEGKAPGGGVAIGPATKALLPQARTESLGLLSLKGKAEPVEVYHLLDLA is encoded by the coding sequence ATGCCTGAGCGGCGGTTCGTCTACACCCCCGCGATGGTCGGGCTGACGGCGCTCGTGTTGCTGGTGCCGCTCGCCGGGATGCTGTTGCTGCTCCGCCAGCCGCGCTTCGACGTGCGGTGGGAACACCATCCGGCGCACTTCTGGCTCGTGCTGATCACCGCGGCGCTGAGCGCCGTACTGGCGTACACGACCGGTGCGGCGGCGCTGCGGCGGGGTGACGCGCGGGTGCTGTTCGTGTCGCTGGCGTTCCTGTCCGCGGCGGGGTTCTTGGGGCTGCACGCGCTGGCCACGCCGAAGGTGCTGCTCGACACGCCGAACGCCGGGTTCACGCTCGCTACCCCGGTGGGGGTTGCGTTGGCGTCGGTGTTCGCGTTCCTGTCCAGCCTCACCGTCTCGGGTGTCAGGTGGGGGCGCATACTGCGGATCGGTCTGCTGGTGCTGATCGGTCTCTGGGCTGCGGCCTCCGTACTGCGGCTGCCGCCGCTGCACGGCACGTCCGTGCCGGAAGTTGCCGACGGCATCCTCGCCGGGCTCGCCGTACCGGCTGTCTTGCTGTACGGCGTGGCGGCGGGACGGTACCTGCGGACGTGGTGGACGCGGCCGTCGTTGATGGTCCTGTCGATGATCTCCGCGTTCGTGCTGCTCGGAGAGGCGATGGTCGCGCTGGTGTTCGCGCGGAACTGGGCGCTGTCGTGGTGGGAGTGGCACGTGCTGCTGCTGGCGGCGTTCGTGCTGGTCGTGACCGGGGTCCGGATCCAGTGGTACGAGGAGCGGTTCGCGGACCTGTACCAGGAGGACACGGTGGCGGGGCGGCGTGAGCTGAGCGTGTTGTTCGCCGACCTCCAGGGGTTCACGACGTTCTCCGAGAACCACGATCCGGCCGAGGTCACGGCGATGCTCAACACGTACTTCGAGGTCGTCGTACCGCCCGTGGTGCGGCGGCACGGCGGGGACGTCGACCGGATCATCGGGGATGCGCTGATGGTCACGTTCAACAAGCGCGGGGACCAGCCGGATCACGCGCGGCGGGTGGCGGCGGCCGGGCTGGCGCTACAGGAGGCGGCGAGCGCCGTACGGGCGGAGCACGCGAACTGGCCGCAGTTCCGGGTGGGGATCAACAGCGGGGTCGCGTCGGTGAGCCTGCTCGGGACGGAGGGCGGGCGGACGCACACCGTCATCGGCGACACGGTCAACGTGGCGTCGCGAATCGAGGGCAAGGCGCCCGGCGGAGGCGTCGCCATCGGCCCGGCCACGAAAGCGCTACTACCGCAGGCCCGCACCGAGTCGCTCGGACTGCTCAGCCTGAAAGGAAAGGCCGAGCCCGTCGAGGTCTACCACCTCCTCGACCTCGCCTGA